One Cryptococcus neoformans var. grubii H99 chromosome 3, complete sequence genomic region harbors:
- a CDS encoding transcription initiation factor TFIID subunit 11, with amino-acid sequence MSLALPNRPSFTPKAGQALEREALDEEDDVDDSDLLDIPHSRKRLVDVDVDPDLEGEKDDDDDEGNDVGANIGMGTLGVNLAGAVGKGKGKKRDADDEIEKKGKKRRAETFLLRGQMDEEQARRFDTFSTVAINKNAIKRLNRDLFDQHCPPQLSQVVAGMAKVFVADVIEMAKDLQPHSAHPTGPLQPYHLKLARMCLEEQGMVCNLTQGPASGLRKGKTLFRRR; translated from the exons ATGtctcttgcccttcctaACCGCCCCTCCTTCACGCCTAAAGCTGGTCAGGCCCTTGAACGAGAAGCTctcgatgaagaagacgatgtCGATGACTCTGATCTTCTTGACATCCCCCATTCGAGAAAAAGATTagtggatgtggatgttgATCCGGATCtggagggggagaaggatgatgacgatgacgaagGAAATGATGTCGGTGCTAATATCGGAATGGGTACACTAGGAGTGAATTTGGCCGGTGCagtgggaaaaggaaagggcaagaagagagatgcagatgatgaaattgaaaaaaagggcaagaagagaagagccGAGACATT CCTATTGAGGGGTCAAATGGATGAGGAACAGGCTAGAAGGTTTGATACTTTTAGCACGGTAGCCATCAACAAGAATGCCATTAAAAGG TTAAATCGTGACCTTTTCGACCAACATTGTCCTCCCCAGCTATCTCAAGTCGTAGCTGGTATGGCCAAGGTATTTGTTGCAGATGTTATAGAAATGG CCAAGGATCTCCAACCCCATTCTGCTCATCCCACGGgacctcttcaaccttATCATCTCAAATTGGCACGGATGTGTCTAGAAGAACAGGGCATGGTATGTAACCTTACTCAAGGGCCTGCGAGCGGATtgagaaagggaaagactCTATTCAGGAGGAGGTGA
- a CDS encoding exosome complex exonuclease RRP6: MSKPTSGEASVPSPTQSFSEYLPFLTAALDRLTTNAASLPDKTDLNFHRSLDRRFNKDVEKTSERLLGMTERILDLIERSQKEARQGRDKGKTAKVIIRRRKLEDQDDIIDGYRGAVQGVIDGLLEDADINLDELRGGKGKTAITIKPALAAQAGKKIPGPFTERLPANIIHASDLTKPQLLFHDAPDNARTSDSWKPSLTTKPHAMVPLGFKAPLDYELTSEEEMDSSKAALRREKEIRARTHPYYYETKHLPYPTSLFIDSKPVPPQSFNETPFEFVDTPEKLHRMVEKLKEAKEIAVDLEHHDMRSYAGFTCLIQISTRESDWVVDTLALRKEIQQDKFGDVFTDPTIVKVFHGADSDIIWLQRDFEIFVVNLFDTYSACVVLEMPQRSLSALLQHYCSFEADKRYQRADWRIRPLPDGMLYYARSDTHFLLFIYDNLRNALLHKSSRPSSPATCGTIVLDSARPNPQEAMREVLERSADTALKMYERDSYDIETGRGSGGWLAAGKKWLPKGEIEQESGWVWRHLHDWRDRVAREMDESPFYVMPNNMLRDVSTADNTANLSRIIRRDRAPIAAQYIPEITSIIVAAKKKFKDITAERAANPQVQEMEKVEAKEIEANDVKKVAIAVPAVPSVPVASTTSNIWSVAAKPTSTRTNAKSYLFGSAIKSSQPKHVSGYITAPKSGQSALFGVTLNRASNQKSSSAALTLRERELSPGFLKVMESMRMDLHPKGMASGTSEDIVKMGLNPETVPFIPSNQRKTTATSSLEAMGTKPLDITSESAHLPSGQKTSSSTAFASASGISSTLIKGMSPQKSSKSGTVDESVVQVKKSKKQKKRERASIADGAGDDSDSKKAKLGSDGDEEFGAATPPAQAVIPSVEPLNAVNIGEGGGANKSTASKNKKKKVKPEDIPAFDYASQPNLLDQPHSVMAQDNAKKKKKKFKEARPSGAGIVEVPTFGARPARDLSQPKQGNKSGTFAR; this comes from the exons ATGTCTAAACCCACCTCTGGCGAAGCATCAGTACCTTCGCCCACCCAATCTTTCTCGGAATATCTACCTTTTTTGACTGCCGCTCTAGACCGTCTCACCACCAATGCCGCCTCTTTGCCCGACAAGACGGACCTAAATTTTCATCGAAGTCTCGATAGAAGATTTAACAAGGATGTAGAGAAGACAAGCGAGAGGCTGCTGGGTATGACTGAGAGAATACTGGATCTTATCGAAAGAAGTCAAAAAGAAGCCAGGCAGGGTAGAGATAAAGGGAAAACAGCTAAAGTGATAATAAGGCGGAGGAAGTTGGAAGACCAAGATGACATAATAGATGGGTACAGAGGTGCAGTACAGGGTGTAATAGACGGTTTGCTTGAAGATGCG GATATTAACCTTGACGAATTGAGAGGGGGCAAGGGGAAAACGGCTATTACAATCAAGCCAGCCCTGGCTGCCCAGGCTGGCAAAAAA ATCCCCGGCCCGTTCACGGAGCGTCTGCCAGCAAACATTATTCATGCGTCTGATCTCACCAAACCTCAGCTTCTTTTTCATGACGCTCCTGACAATGCTCGGACATCTGACTCCTGGAAGCCATCTCTAACGACTAAACCCCATGCCATGGTCCCTCTTGGATTCAAGGCACCTCTAGATTATGAGTTAAcctcagaagaagagatggacTCGTCAAAGGCAGCTCTAAGGCGCGAGAAAGAGATTCGCGCGCGAACGCATCCCTATTATTATGAAACTAAACATTTACCATATCCCACTTCATTGTTTATTGATTCAAAGCCTGTACCCCCCCAGAGCTTCAATGAGACGCCTTTCGAGTTTGTCGACACGCCGGAAAAACTTCATCGGATGGTTGAAAAACTCAAGGAGGCAAAAGAAATCGCTGTTGATCTGGAGCATCACGACATGCGAAGCTATGCGGGTTTTACTTGCTTGATCCAAATTTCGACTAGAGAAAGTGATTGGGTCGTGGACACACTGGCGCTCAGGAAGGAAATCCAGCAAGATAAGTTTGGCGACGTTTTCACCGACCCTACTATTGTCAAG GTCTTTCACGGTGCCGATAGTGATATCATCTGGCTCCAACGGGATTTCGAAATCTTTGTCGTCAATTTGTTCGATACATATAGCGCCTGCGTCGTCCTTG AAATGCCACAGCGATCTCTTTCAGCCCTTCTTCAGCACTATTGCAGCTTTGAGGCCGACAAAAGGTATCAGCGGGCTGACTGGCGAATTCGTCCCTTGCCAGATGGCATGCTGTATTATGCTCGATCTGACAcccatttcctccttttcatctACGACAATCTGCGCAACGCCCTTCTTCACAAGTCatctcgtccttcttcgccagcTACCTGTGGTACTATCGTCCTGGATAGCGCCAGGCCTAATCCTCAAGAAGCTATGCGTGAAGTCCTTGAGAGGTCTGCTGATACGGCATTGAAAATGTATGAAAGAGATTCGTACGATATAGAAACGGGACGAGGTTCTGGGGGTTGGCTGGCTGCAGGAAAAAAGTGGCTACCCAAAGGAGAGATTGAGCAAGAGTCTGGCTGGGTTTGGAGACATCTGCATGATTGGCGAGATCGAGTggcgagagagatggacgaAAGCCCTTT TTATGTTATGCCCAACAATATGTTGCGAGATGTTAGTACGGCCGACAATACCGCTAATCTCAGCCGTATAATCAGACGAGATCGAGCTCCTATTGCTGCTCAATACATTCCTGAAATTACATCTATCATTGTCGCGGCGAAGAAAAAATTCAAGGATATCACGGCTGAGCGAGCCGCTAATCCTCAAGTtcaggagatggaaaaggtAGAAGCGAAGGAAATCGAAGCGAATGATGTGAAGAAGGTTGCCATTGCGGTACCGGCTGTTCCATCTGTACCCGTAGCAAGCACCACCTCAAATATATGGAGCGTTGCTGCTAAACCTACGTCTACTAGAACGAATGCCAAGTCATATCTTTTCGGCTCTGCCATCAAATCTTCTCAACCCAAGCATGTTTCGGGTTATATTACCGCTCCAAAATCAGGGCAGTCAGCTTTGTTCGGGGTGACACTAAACCGAGCAAGCAATCAGAAATCATCTTCTGCTGCTTTAACTCTCCGTGAGAGAGAATTATCCCCCGGTTTCCTCAAGGTCATGGAGTCTATGCGCATGGACTTGCATCCCAAGGGTATGGCATCGGGAACCAGCGAAGACATTGTGAAAATGGGGTTGAACCCCGAAACCGTGCCGTTTATCCCTTCCAACCAAAGAAAGACGACGGCGACGTCTTCCTTGGAAGCGATGGGGACGAAACCGTTAGATATAACGTCGGAGTCAGCGCACCTCCCATCCGGCCAGAAAACCAGTTCCTCTACTGCATTTGCATCAGCATCTGGTATCTCTTCAACTCTCATCAAAGGAATGTCTCCTCAAAAATCGTCAAAATCTGGAACAGTTGATGAGAGCGTTGTGCAGGTGAAAAAatcaaaaaaacaaaagaaaagagagcGGGCTTCTATCGCCGATGGAGCAGGTGATGACAGCGATAGTAAAAAGGCTAAGTTGGGCTCtgatggcgatgaagagttCGGTGCGGCGACGCCTCCAGCTCAGGCTGTAATCCCATCTGTTGAGCCTTTGAACGCAGTAAATATTGGAGAGGGTGGCGGCGCAAATAAAAGCACGGCTtccaagaacaagaaaaaaaaggtgaagCCCGAAGATATACCAGCATTTGATTATGCCAGCCAACCTAATCTGTTGGATCAACCACACTCTGTGATGGCCCAGGATAAtgcaaaaaagaagaaaaagaagttCAAGGAAGCAAGGCCTTCAG GAGCTGGGATTGTTGAGGTGCCGACGTTCGGGGCGAGACCTGCAAGAGACTTGAGCCAGCCTAAGCAAGGTAATAAGTCTGGGACATTTGCTAGATAA
- a CDS encoding phosphate:H symporter, variant, which translates to MSSQFEVEKAHANVPMSAGERRRAALAEIDEASFSWFHAKACIVAGVGFFTDAYDIFSISIAATMIGYVYHNGGSNTSNQDLGIKVAHSIGTFFGQLLFGYLADRIGRKRMYGVELMIIIIGTLGQAVAGHAPGVNIYGVLIMWRFIMGIGIGGDYPVSSVITSEFAARKIRGRMMAAVFSAQGWGNFACAIVAVIVVAAYKNSIHSQPLDDLKSVDQAWRLIIGIGCVPAVIALYFRLTIPETPRYTMDVERNIKQASQDVDAYITTGQYIADPVQINDRAEVPKASWSDFIRHFGQWQNGKVLLGTAWSWFALDIAFYGLGLNSSTILSTIGFGSSTDLPTKQENIYQTLYNVAVGNIILAVGGLIPGYYFTMAFIDSWGRKPIQLMGFVLLTIIFVCMGFGYDKMLSTDSGKKAFVFLYCMANFFQNFGPNTTTFIVPGEVFPTRYRSTAHGISAASGKLGAIVAQVGFSRLINIGGKNMFLKHILEIFAFFMLTGVFSTLLLPETKNRSLEDLSQEDQENFVRNSGMTTAVPMVQKTGTSSDDEKIPAE; encoded by the exons ATGTCGAGCCAGTTCGAGGTTGAAAAAGCTCACGCCAATGTGCCAATGTCTGCCGGCGAAAGACGACGTGCTGCTCTTGCGGAAATTGATGAAGCCAGTTTCTCCTGGTTTCACGCCAAAGCCTGTATAGTTGCTG GCGTCGGATTTTTCACAGATGCTTATGATATattttccatttccatcgCCGCCACTATGATTGGCTACGTTTACCACAATGGTGGTTCCAACACCAGTAATCAGGACCTGGGTATCAAAGTTGCCCATTCTATTGGCACTTTCTTCGGTCAGCTCCTTTTTGGTTATCTTGCCGATCGCATTGGCAGGAAAAGGATGTACGGTGTGGAATTG atgatcatcatcattggTACTCTCGGTCAGGCGGTCGCGGGCCATGCTCCAGGCGTCAATATTTACGGTGTCTTGATTATGTGGCGTTTCATCATGG GTATTGGGATTGGCGGTGACTATCCGGTTTCTTCTGTTATCACTTCCGAGTTCGCGGCACGTAAGATTCgaggaaggatgatggCTGCTGTTTTCTCAGCTCAAGGTTGGGGAAACT TCGCTTGCGCTATCGTCGCAGtgattgttgttgctgcttATAAGAATTCTATCCATTCTCAGCCTCTTGATGACTTAAAATCCGTCGACCAAGCGTGGCGTCTCATCATAGGTATCGGCTGTGTTCCCGCTGTTATAGCTCTCTATTTCCGATTGACTATTCCGGAAACTCCTCGCTACACAATGGACGTTGAGCGAAACATCAAACAAGCTTCTCAAGATGTCGATGCGTACATCACTACCGGTCAATACATTGCAGACCCAGTACAAATCAATGATCGTGCTGAGGTCCCTAAAGCTTCATGGTCTGATTTCATTCGTCATTTTGGGCAGTGGCAGAACGGCAAAGTTTTGCTTGGTACTGCTTGGTCATGGTTCGCCTTGGACATTGCGTTTTATGGACTAG GACTAAACTCGTCAACTATTTTGTCAACCATCGGCTTCGGTTCTTCTACCGATCTTCCAACCAAACAAGAAAACATCTATCAAACATTATACAATGTTGCTGTCGGCAATATTATTTTGGCTGTTGGCGGACTAATT CCTGGATACTATTTTACCATGGCATTTATCGATTCATGGGGTCGAAAACCTATCCAACTGATGGGATTTGTACTTCTTACGATTATTTTTGTCTGTATGGGCTTCGGTTACGATAAAATGCTTTCTACCGATTCCGGCAAAAAGGCCTTTGTCTTCCTCTATTGCATGGCAAACTTTTTCCAA AATTTCGGGCCCAACACTACAACTTTTATAGTCCCCGGAGAAGTATTCCCTACTCGTTACCGATCAACTGCCCATGGTATCTCCGCCGCCTCAGGCAAGCTGGGCGCCATCGTTGCCCAGGTTGGATTTTCCAGGCTTATCAATATTGGTGGCAAGAACATGTTCCTCAAGCACATTTTGGAGATCTTCGCTTTCTTCATGCTTACTGGTGTTTTCAGCACATTGCTTCTTCCCGAGACTAAG AACCGAAGCCTAGAGGACTTGTCACAggaagatcaagaaaaTTTTGTTAGAAACTCTGGTATGACCACTGCTGTCCCTATGGTACAGAAGACTGGCACTTCATCAGACGATGAGAAGATTCCTGCTGAGTAG
- a CDS encoding kynureninase, producing MSSDLPTKKDLVKWDQEDALNWTREEYEIPNSKACGGGADGKAIYFCGNSLGLLNKKARQHIMEELDVWSTSSVTGHFSHPYQRPWKHVDEPLTPRLAKLVGAREEEVAHTSTLTSNMHNLFTSFYRPTEKRWKIVIEKGSFPSDWYAVHSHPRLHDKVLRPEQIDNAIIALAPREGEDTLRTEDILKVLDDNKDSVALVWLPLVQYYTGQLFDISSISPKVHEIGALLGLDMAHGIGNVECKLNEWNVDFAVWCTYKYLNAGPGAIGGFYIRSGLEDGGRRLAGWWGNDALTRFHMSPNFQPTPGAKGYQHSCTPVFSSIPLLATLQLIEAVGFSNMVEKARRLTGTLETILKASRYHVHPADPKGKIGFKIITPAAPYRGTQLSLVILPEEEHVMPKVFDRMLRKGLVGDERKPSVIRLSPVVLYNTFEEVGRAVEIVEEALEEEEEERKR from the exons ATGTCCAGTGACCTGCCGACCAAAAAGGATCTGGTCAAGTGGGACCAGGAAGATGCTCTCAACTGGACTAGAGAAGAATATGAGATCCCGAACAGCAAAGCTTGTGGAGGGGGAGCAG ATGGAAAGGCAATTTACTTCTGCGGCAATTCTCTGGGTCTGCTCAATAAGAAAGCCAGACAGCATATAATGGAAGAACTCGATGTCTGGTCCACGAG CTCGGTGACTGGTCATTTCAGTCACCCCTACCAACGGCCATGGAAACATGTAGATGAACCGCTTACTCCTCGTCTCGCGAAACTCGTCGGAgctcgagaagaggaagttgCTCACACATCAACACTCACGAGCAACATGCACAACCTTTTTACCAGCTTCTATCGACCCACGgaaaaaagatggaaaatAGTGATTGAGAAGGGTAGTTTTCCCAGCGACTGG TATGCGGTTCATTCCCATCCTAGACTACATGACAAAGTCCTCCGCCCCGAGCAGATTGACAATGCCATAATAGCATTGGCGCCAcgtgaaggagaagacacTCTCCGGACTGAAGACATCCTTAAAGTGTTAGATGATAATAAGGACTCA GTTGCCTTAGTCTGGTTGCCTCTAGTCCAATACTATACGGGCCAATTGTTTGAcatttcttccatctcaccGAAAGTCCATGAAATTGGTGCTCTCTTAGGGCTTGATATGGCGCATGGCATTGGTAATGTCGAATGCAAACTGAACGAGTGGAATGTCGACTTTGCCGTCTGGTGCACATACAA GTACTTAAACGCAGGCCCTGGTGCTATTGGAGGATTTTATATTCGCTCAGGATTGGAAGATGGGGGCCGTCG TCTTGCTGGCTGGTGGGGCAATGATGCTCTCACGCGCTTCCACATGTCCCCTAACTTCCAACCCACACCAGGTGCTAAAGGATATCAGCATTCTTGCACGCCTGTATTCTCATCTATCCCTCTGTTAGCAACTCTTCAGCTCATTGAAGCTGTGGGGTTCTCTAATATGGTTGAAAAAGCCCGCCGGCTCACTGGTACACTTGAAACCATTCTCAAAGCTTCACGATACCACGTTCATCCTGCGGACCCCAAAGGGAAGATCGGCTTTAAAATTATCACACCAGCCGCCCCTTATCGCGGAACTCAGCTGTCCTTAGTGATACTGCCCGAAGAGGAACATGTAATGCCAAAAGTCTTCGACAGAATGTTGAGAAAGGGGCTAGTGGGTGATGAAAGGAAGCCAAGTGTCATCAGACTTAGTCCTGTCGTGCTGTATAACACAtttgaggaggttgggaGAGCGGTGGAaattgttgaagaagcattggaagaggaggaggaagaaaggaagaggtga
- a CDS encoding DNA repair and recombination protein RAD54B encodes MAIGTVKPRRSLGAIIDSIPSQQEYVPDSCSENSGSDSERDAPIPTLKPIPLTPLPSRPTRLILELGAEPITTGKENEREGARAVPGDGKIDKKVHGVVDTLLMPVLYFAVQWRKPQFKKHKTWDGDANIKVEGNRIVMLDEDGNQMATTNVGDKVIKPEAEFKIGGYEIMVDHVLQQDQFKASTNILNRPRVIPTIKSSGYRPSSFAKPFRPPIQKANPISTKPPTMEIIENEHGQSPISSSSKRSIPTPAAAQRAVAASSFYTKQSPKPFNERIVLGEKSNKERLQWGGALFNPHAEGAVVMPRPGEKLAKLRGTTIVDVVIDPVLGDLLREHQKEGVKFMYSCVMGMTGAEGEGCILADEMGLGKTLQTIALIYTMLKQSPFANQTSIIGKAIIVCPVTLVDNWRKEFKKWVDRRVNVLVADGTDYRVSSFVNNKHQHVLIIGYERLRKVVKELASCIPPIDLIVCDEGHRLKSKDNKTTKMFDMLKTQRRIILSGTPVQNDLGEYWAMVNFACPGVLGKYSAFAKHYEKPILKSRTPNCSAKDVELGRERANDLAKLSKEFVLRRTAAVLENYLPPKYEYVIFIAPSLLQLSVLSNLLDPNIVRSFIRGYGAQSLALIDLMRKISNSPMLLKRNDNELTRADDDLGSATSAAISAIPSETNINDVTTSGKMLLLDKMLHSIYQCTQEKVVVVSNWTSTLDLIQGLCKLKRYNYLRLDGSTPPKQRQDLVDRFNKDQGRQGSFVFLLSAKAGGVGLNLIGGSRLILFDSDWNPSTDLQAMARIHRDGQKRPVYIYRFLTTNAIDEKIYQRQITKTGLSDQMMDQTRSEKQTSKDSFSAAELRDIFTLNLQTDGCQTHDLLGCQCIKKPAGKTRDIAEGEHSSKNLPDNASGKSDSDENDHPTFVSANKYDPEPTPKMRRKAIQEQKNKLAALKHWAHFDPFEPASFRGIQDSLLYNVLFDSWETDSTLLSQNIETYGSPAFESPHESDEDDPDSDEEVSVPKKRKSGIPRSAAVLKKTRAAGEENTGFNQRRYNLRSIAESGGTGRVTFVFEKISKSTIA; translated from the exons ATGGCAATCGGAACGGTCAAGCCCAGACGTAGCCTCGGTGCCATCATAGACTCCATTCCTAGCCAACAGGAATATGTTCCCGATTCTTGCTCAGAAAACTCGGGCTCCGATTCAGAACGAGATGCTCCCATTCCGACTCTCAAACCTATACCACTCACACCTTTGCCTTCCAGACCAACACGCTTGATCCTTGAACTAGGGGCCGAACCTATAACAACAGGGAAAGAGAATGAAAGAGAGGGGGCTAGAGCTGTACCAGGTGACGGCAAAATagataagaaggtccaTGGGGTTGTCGACACTTTATTAATGCCTGTCTTGTATTTCGCTGTGCAGTG GAGGAAACCCCAATTTAAGAAGCATA AAACTTGGGATGGGGATGCCAACATCAAGGTAGAAGGCAATAGGATTGTAATGCTTGACGAGGATGGGAACCA AATGGCCACTACCAATGTTGGGGATAAGGTGATCAAACCGGAAGCCGAATTTAAGATTGGCGGATATGAGATCATGGTAGACCATGTATTACAACAGGACCA GTTCAAAGCTAGTACCAATATCCTGAACAGACCTAGAGTTATCCCAACAATCAAAAGCTCCGGATACCGACCTTCATCATTCGCAAAGCCCTTTAGACCGCCAATTCAAAAAGCAAATCCGATTTCAACAAAGCCACCAACTATGGAAATTATCGAAAATGAGCATGGCCAGTCACccatttcctcatcttcaaagcgCTCCATCCCAACGCCCGCAGCCGCTCAACGAGCAGTTGCTGCTTCATCATTTTATACCAAACAATCACCTAAACCATTCAATGAAAGGATTGTattgggagagaagagcaaCAAGGAGAGGTTACAATGGGGGGGAGCGTTATTTAACCCTCATGCTGAAGGTGCAGTAGTGATGCCCAGGCCTGGGGAAAAGCTGGCTAAATTGAG AGGCACAACTATCGTGGATGTGGTGATTGACCCCGTCTTGGGGGACTTATTGCGGGAGCATCAGAAAGAAGGCGTCAAA TTTATGTACTCTTGTGTCATGGGGATGACCGGTGCGGAAGGCGAAGGATGCATTCTTGCGGATGAGATGGGTTTGGGCAAGACACTTCAGACCATAGCACTCATTTACACCATGCTGA AGCAGTCTCCCTTTGCCAATCAAACATCCAT TATCGGCAAGGCGATCATTGTGTGTCCGGTAACGTTGGTGGACAATTGGCGCAAAGAGTTCAAGAAATG GGTGGATAGACGAGTGAATGTTCTAGTGGCCGATGGTACAGATTATAGGGTATCGTCTTTT gtcaacaacaagcatCAACATGTCTTGATCATCGGTTATGAAAGG CTTCGCAAAGTCGT CAAAGAACTTGCTTCATGCATTCCGCCAATTGACCTTATCGTGTGTGACGAAGGACATCGCCTGAAATCCAAAGACAATAAAACGACTAAAATGTTCGATATGCTCAAAACCCAACGCCGTATCA TTTTGTCAGGTACACCCGTGCAAAACGATCTAGGTGAATATTGGGCGATGGTCAATTTTGCTTGTCCGGGTGTGTTGGGAAAATATTCGGCTTTCGCAAAGCATTATGAAAAGCCAATATTAAAAAGCAGAACACCTAACTGTTCAGCGAAAGACGTAGAGCTAGGCAGGGAACGAGCAAATGAC TTAGCCAAGCTGTCCAAGGAGTTTGTCTTGCGAAGGACAGCTGCAGTGCTTGAAAATTATTTGCCTCCCAAGT ACGAGTACGTCATTTTTATCGccccatcccttcttcaactttctGTCCTTTCAAACCTCCTCGACCCCAATATCGTGAGGAGCTTCATCCGAGGCTATGGAGCGCAGTCATTAGCTCTAA TTGATCTCATGAGAAAAATTTCCAATTCTCCTATG CTTTTAAAACGAAATGACAACGAATTAACACgagcagatgatgatttaGGCTCAGCCACCTCGGCAGCAATCTCTGCTATCCCTAGCGAAACCAACATCAATGACGTGACTACGTCTGGTAAGATGCTCTTGCTTGACAAAATGCTTCATTCCATCTACCAATGCACTCAAGAAAAAGTCGTTGTTGTGTCCAACTGGACTTCTACTCTTGACTTGATCCAAGGATTGTGTAAACTGAAGAGATACAACTACCTCAGACTTGATGGTAGTACTCCGCCGAAGCAAAGGCAAGACTTAGTTGACAGGTTCAACAAAGACCAGGGAAGACAAGGAAGTTTTGTTTTTCTGCTTAGTGCCAAAGCTGGCGGAGTGGGACTCAATCTAATTGG TGGATCGAGATTGATTTTGTTCGACAGCGATTG GAACCCCTCCACCGATCTCCAAGCTATGGCCCGGATACATCG CGACGGGCAAAAGCGCCCAGTTTATATCTATCGCTTTCTCACAACTAACGCCATCGATGAGAAAATCTATCAACGTCAAATTACCAAGACGGGCCTATCGGATCAGATGATGGATCAAACGCGTTCAGAGAAACAAACTAGCAAAGATT CTTTCTCAGCAGCTGAGTTGAGGGACATTTTCACCCTGAATTTACAAACGGACGGTTGCCAAACGC ATGATTTGCTGGGTTGTCAGTGCATCAAAAAACCTGCAGGCAAAACAAGGGACATTGCAGAAGGGGAGCATAGTTCAAAGAACCTGCCAGATAACGCTTCTGGGAAAAGTGATAGTGACGAAAACGATCATCCCACATTTGTCAGTGCCAATAAATATGATCCCGAACCT ACTCCCAAAATGCGCCGCAAG GCCATTCAAGAGCAGAAGAACAAGCTCGCTGCGCTGAAACACTGGGCTCATTTTGATCCTTTTGAACCCGCATCATTCCGTGGCATCCAAGACTCACTTCTGTATAACGTACTGTTCGATTCATGGGAGACTGATAGTACCCTTTTATCCCAAAACATCGAAACGTATGGGTCTCCGGCCTTCGAGAGTCCCCATGAAagcgatgaggatgacCCCGACtcagatgaagaggtgTCGGTACCCAAAAAACGCAAATCTGGGATACCAAGAAGCGCAGCCGTGCTGAAAAAGACGAGGGCAGCGGGCGAGGAGAATACGGGGTTCAACCAAAGAAGGTATAATCTGAGAAGCATCGCGGAGAGTGGAGGAACTGGGAGAGTGACATTTGTGTTTGAGAAGATATCAAAAAGTACGATAGCCTAA
- a CDS encoding nicotinate-nucleotide diphosphorylase (carboxylating) has product MSETDLKPGQNLAHLLPSSWSTEVQRWFAEDTPSFDWAGFVVGEEEQEAILWGKSGGVLAGVPFFDEVFKHVDCTVEWLMPEGSAVPPDTKTKVAIVRGKARQLLLGERVALNTLARCSGIATVSRRFRDLARAEGWNGVVAGTRKTTPGFRLVEKYGMMVGGVDPHRHDLSSMVMLKDNHIWATGSITSAIQAVRRVAGFSLLVNVECQNFKEADEAVTAGANIVMLDNMVGEDLHSAARRLKEKWQGKREFLIETSGGIVEGSLIGRVGPDIDILSTSAVHQSCPHVDFSLKIQPRKSS; this is encoded by the exons ATGTCCGAGACAGATCTCAAACCTGGTCAGAATCTGGcgcatcttcttccatcttcttggaGTACTGAAGTGCAAAGATGGTTTGCCGAAGACACTCCATCATTCGATTGGGCTGGCTTCGTTGTcggtgaggaagagcaagaagccaTTCTCTGGGGTAAAAGCGGT GGTGTGCTCGCCGGTGTACCTTTTTTCGACGAAGTATTCAAGCATGTTGACTGCAC GGTGGAATGGCTCATGCCCGAGGGATCTGCTGTGCCTCCCGACACCAAGACTAAGGTCGCCATTGTTCGAGGCAAAGCTCGGCAGCTTTTGTTGGGTGAGCGTGTTGCGCTAAATACATTGGCTAGATGCAGTGGGATTGCAACCGT ATCAAGGAGGTTCCGAGATTTGGCTAGGGCAGAAGGTTGGAACGGCGTCGTCGCGGGCACCAGAAAGACTACCCCTGGCTTCAGGCTGGTCGAGAAGTATGGAATGATGGTGGGCGGCGTAGACCCTCATCGACATGATTTGTCATCGATGGTCATGCTCAAAGACAACCATATCTGGGCAACTG GTTCAATCACCTCTGCTATCCAAGCTGTGCGCCGAGTTGCTggcttttcccttcttgtTAACGTCGAGTGCCAGAATTTCAAAGAAGCGGACGAGGCCGTTACGGCGGGAGCGAATATCGTGATGTTGGATAACAtggttggagaagatttACACTCTGCGGCGAGGCGACTCAAAGAAAAGTGGCAAGGTAAACGGGAGTTTTTGATTGAAACCAGTGGTGGTATCGTAGAAGGGAGTCTGATTGGTCGAGTGGGCCCTG ACATCGATATCCTATCAACATCAGCCGTACACCAGAGCTGCCCTCATGTTGATTTTTCACTCAAGATTCAGCCCAGAAAGAGTTCCTGA